In Gulosibacter molinativorax, a single window of DNA contains:
- a CDS encoding PKD domain-containing protein, translating to MDAIRILFGVILASAFVAIGPVQALADGDVCNGGSSWFDGCTSNNGSSVSVEYNQTYEAPPSSGGYDTSYDSGYSDSSNSSSNSGGGGTGTCTIIAGQNADRCQAFIQRPGAPSAGGAGGPSGPVLPASFSVSDILEIAPSTPNLSMEPNGWGVLGQPVNFWVDAETHRQDGTLLDLPVQVQFTPQSVRWDFGDGNGWSTESLGSSWAEQGLPELSDTATSHRYTERGTVTVTATVSYSAVVFIAGTSIPVTGAVTSTSAGISFELFEQSTVLTLDP from the coding sequence ATGGACGCAATCCGAATTCTGTTCGGCGTGATTCTCGCGAGTGCTTTTGTAGCCATTGGGCCAGTTCAGGCGTTGGCCGATGGGGATGTCTGTAACGGTGGCAGTTCATGGTTCGACGGCTGCACCAGCAACAACGGCTCATCCGTCTCCGTCGAGTACAACCAGACTTACGAAGCCCCACCCTCGAGTGGCGGCTACGACACCAGCTATGACTCCGGCTACAGCGACAGCTCAAACTCGAGCTCCAACTCAGGCGGCGGAGGCACCGGCACCTGCACGATCATCGCCGGGCAGAATGCCGATCGTTGCCAGGCATTCATCCAGCGTCCGGGAGCGCCGAGCGCAGGCGGAGCGGGCGGGCCGTCGGGGCCGGTGCTTCCCGCATCCTTCTCGGTTAGCGACATCCTCGAGATCGCACCGAGCACCCCGAACCTCTCCATGGAACCGAACGGCTGGGGCGTCCTCGGCCAGCCCGTGAACTTCTGGGTTGACGCCGAGACCCACCGCCAAGACGGCACGCTGCTCGACCTCCCAGTGCAGGTGCAGTTCACACCGCAGTCGGTGCGCTGGGACTTCGGCGACGGCAACGGCTGGTCGACCGAATCACTCGGCTCGAGCTGGGCGGAGCAGGGCCTGCCCGAACTCTCCGACACCGCCACGAGCCACCGCTACACCGAGCGCGGCACCGTGACGGTCACCGCCACAGTCTCGTACTCGGCGGTAGTGTTCATCGCGGGCACGAGCATCCCGGTCACCGGCGCCGTCACGTCAACTTCTGCCGGAATCTCCTTCGAGCTCTTCGAGCAGTCCACAGTTCTGACACTCGATCCCTAA